A genomic window from Pyxidicoccus trucidator includes:
- a CDS encoding ATP-binding protein: protein MSRRPPSPSRPASVAESPAPAPGASHALVTRWDGDDAEERIAFLASAGEVLSASLEWRTVLQRLAELTVPVLADWCAVDVLGDDGRVERVAAAHREPEKVALVHELSRLRPPDLTSPGGISEVLREGKPVFMPEVTDAMLPGLVRIPEQLEVARRLGVSAGLVVPLVARGRTLGAVSLVRSGEGGRVSEADLELAMELARRASLSMDNALLYAEAQERGERLRHALEAGKEAEERLFFLLDASRALAEHLDDVEWTLEHVARAAARGVATCCLVELVGPDGALRCVAVSHRDSGRDAFVLSALSPSMNMGTLHPTRECFQTGETRFLPEVGTELRERMWQGPEHGALLEALNPHSLLAVPVRMRGRTLGVITLGTAPPQRRLGTPDVTMAEELARRVAVALENASLYRDAQAAVRLRDEFLSVASHELKTPLTSLKLQHGLIERALGAESRAKVAPRLSTAMRQVHRLTALVDSLLDVSRISLGRLALEPADVDLGQAVRDAVDRMEEVFAQAGCSVRVDVPGPLAGRWDALRLDQVLVNLLTNAAKYGAGHPVVVEASVEGVETVRLSVRDEGIGIAAEDLPRLFGRFERAVSERHYGGLGLGLYISRQIVDAMGGRIEVESRPGAGSVFTVRLPRGLDAGG from the coding sequence ATGTCGCGCCGCCCTCCGTCCCCGTCGCGGCCCGCGTCCGTGGCCGAGTCGCCCGCGCCCGCTCCGGGTGCGTCTCATGCGCTCGTCACCCGCTGGGATGGGGACGACGCGGAGGAGCGCATCGCCTTCCTCGCCAGCGCGGGGGAGGTGCTGTCCGCGTCGCTGGAGTGGCGCACGGTGCTCCAGCGGCTGGCGGAGCTGACGGTGCCGGTGCTGGCGGACTGGTGCGCGGTGGACGTGCTCGGCGACGACGGCCGGGTGGAGCGGGTGGCCGCGGCGCACCGCGAGCCGGAGAAGGTGGCGCTGGTGCACGAGCTGTCGCGCCTGCGGCCGCCGGACCTGACGTCGCCCGGCGGCATCTCCGAGGTGCTGCGCGAGGGCAAGCCGGTGTTCATGCCCGAGGTGACGGACGCGATGCTGCCGGGGCTGGTGCGCATCCCCGAGCAGCTCGAGGTGGCGCGGCGGCTGGGGGTGAGCGCCGGCCTCGTCGTGCCGCTGGTGGCGCGCGGCCGGACGCTGGGGGCCGTGTCCCTGGTCCGAAGCGGGGAGGGCGGGCGCGTCAGCGAGGCGGACCTGGAGCTGGCGATGGAGCTGGCCCGCCGCGCCAGCCTGTCCATGGACAACGCGCTCCTCTACGCGGAGGCGCAGGAGCGCGGCGAGCGGCTGCGCCATGCGCTGGAGGCGGGGAAGGAGGCCGAGGAGCGGCTGTTCTTCCTGCTGGACGCGAGCCGCGCGCTGGCGGAGCACCTGGACGACGTGGAGTGGACGCTGGAGCACGTGGCGCGCGCGGCGGCACGCGGCGTGGCCACCTGCTGCCTGGTGGAGCTGGTGGGGCCGGACGGCGCCTTGCGGTGCGTGGCGGTGTCCCACCGGGACTCGGGGCGCGACGCCTTCGTGCTGTCCGCGCTGTCGCCCTCCATGAACATGGGCACGCTGCACCCGACGCGCGAGTGCTTCCAGACGGGGGAGACGCGCTTCCTGCCGGAGGTGGGCACGGAGCTGCGCGAGCGCATGTGGCAGGGGCCGGAGCATGGCGCGCTGCTGGAGGCCCTCAATCCGCACTCGCTGCTCGCGGTGCCGGTGCGGATGCGCGGGCGCACGCTGGGCGTGATTACGCTGGGCACGGCGCCCCCGCAGCGGCGGCTGGGCACGCCCGACGTCACCATGGCGGAGGAGCTGGCCCGGCGCGTGGCGGTGGCGCTGGAGAACGCGTCGCTGTACCGGGACGCGCAGGCGGCGGTGCGCCTGCGCGACGAGTTCCTCTCCGTGGCGAGCCATGAGCTGAAGACGCCGCTCACCAGCCTGAAGCTCCAGCACGGCCTCATCGAGCGCGCGCTGGGCGCGGAGTCTCGCGCGAAGGTGGCGCCCCGGCTCTCCACGGCGATGCGGCAGGTGCACCGGCTCACCGCGCTGGTGGACAGCCTGCTGGACGTCAGCCGCATCTCCCTGGGCCGGCTGGCGCTGGAGCCCGCGGACGTGGACCTGGGACAGGCGGTGCGCGACGCGGTGGACCGCATGGAGGAGGTGTTCGCCCAGGCCGGGTGCTCGGTGCGCGTGGACGTGCCCGGCCCGCTGGCGGGACGGTGGGACGCGCTGCGGCTGGACCAGGTGCTCGTGAATCTCCTGACCAACGCGGCCAAGTACGGCGCGGGCCACCCCGTCGTGGTGGAGGCCTCTGTCGAGGGCGTGGAGACGGTGCGGCTGTCGGTGCGCGACGAGGGCATCGGCATCGCCGCGGAGGACCTGCCGCGCCTGTTCGGTCGCTTCGAGCGCGCCGTGTCGGAGCGGCACTACGGCGGGCTGGGGCTGGGGCTCTACATCAGCCGGCAGATTGTCGACGCCATGGGCGGGCGCATCGAGGTGGAGAGCCGCCCGGGGGCGGGCTCCGTCTTCACGGTGCGCCTGCCGCGCGGGCTCGACGCGGGAGGCTAG
- a CDS encoding S41 family peptidase — MSNAAALGRVWGTVKYVHPALAFRDVDWDAALVEALPRATAAKTPEALAETVGAMLRRLDDPLTRVERETPPAAPQQSSQAPGPISRWSGDVLVLDLDRRYANFNELFPAMTALAPELAKARRVLVDLRASGPDEATWMELALGFLERSLPSEKVTAPSERFRVYSGFPVQLGPTSGGYSASVETRLARTFTPAPGTPKRSIAFLVNVRTPLSPLLLALRGSPRTFLVSQGALDESSAVQVRQVPLPGGHRAVVRASELTFPPGAPGLRADVTVPADADAQDTGPAFQAALRLLRSGAPRASTRAATRDAALPTGGPDDAYESMPFPAEPYRQLAVIRFWNVMRFFHPDPKALGAWDAVLPTFLARARAATDATAYTRVLYALAAKVDDGHIFVAEGGVPLRSLAEAGAPVVLHAVEGRFLVTELPVPEAARAAGISVGDEVMSVDGEAVATRAERLGALLGASHAAARTERVASLLLAGAEGRPVELLLQGADGRMKEARLPRSRDFLPFLRPPRVHDSPWRKLEDGLGYVDLRLLRAERVDSMLEALKDTRGLVLDLRGYPQGSAWALAPRLNTRRATTSALIARPLLSAGEVREVRRPEPLPTTDKPPYPGRVVVLVDERTMSQGEYTAMMIQAASGARLVGSPTAGAVGDTTNVCLPGAICVLFTGQRLELPDGRAVQGLGLRPDVAVRPTVRGLRAGRDEVLERALELFRDESASLPRRARAAGAP; from the coding sequence ATGTCGAACGCCGCCGCCCTGGGCCGCGTCTGGGGCACCGTGAAGTACGTCCACCCTGCCCTCGCCTTCCGCGACGTGGACTGGGACGCCGCTCTCGTGGAGGCCCTGCCGAGGGCCACCGCCGCGAAGACTCCCGAGGCCCTCGCCGAGACCGTCGGCGCCATGCTGCGCCGCCTCGACGACCCGCTCACCCGCGTGGAGCGCGAGACACCTCCCGCAGCACCCCAGCAGTCCAGCCAGGCGCCAGGACCCATCTCGCGCTGGTCCGGTGACGTCCTCGTCCTGGACCTGGACCGCCGCTACGCCAACTTCAACGAGCTGTTCCCCGCCATGACGGCGCTCGCGCCCGAGCTGGCGAAGGCCCGCCGCGTCCTCGTGGACCTCCGCGCCAGCGGCCCCGACGAAGCCACCTGGATGGAACTCGCACTCGGCTTCCTGGAGCGCTCACTTCCCTCTGAGAAGGTCACCGCCCCCTCGGAGCGCTTCCGCGTGTACTCCGGCTTCCCGGTGCAGCTCGGCCCGACCTCCGGTGGCTACAGCGCCTCCGTGGAAACACGGCTGGCCCGGACCTTCACTCCCGCGCCGGGGACGCCGAAGCGCTCCATCGCCTTCCTCGTCAACGTCCGCACGCCCCTGTCACCGCTGCTGCTCGCCCTGCGCGGCTCGCCCCGCACCTTCCTCGTGTCCCAGGGCGCGCTCGACGAGTCCTCCGCCGTCCAGGTGCGGCAGGTGCCCCTGCCCGGTGGCCACCGCGCGGTGGTGCGTGCCTCGGAGCTCACCTTCCCTCCCGGCGCTCCCGGCCTGCGCGCGGACGTCACCGTCCCCGCGGACGCGGACGCACAGGACACCGGCCCCGCCTTCCAGGCCGCCCTGCGCCTCCTGCGCTCCGGCGCGCCGAGAGCCTCCACACGTGCGGCCACCCGCGACGCGGCCCTGCCCACCGGCGGGCCGGACGACGCCTACGAGTCCATGCCGTTCCCCGCCGAGCCCTACCGCCAGCTCGCCGTCATCCGCTTCTGGAACGTGATGCGCTTCTTCCACCCGGACCCGAAGGCGCTGGGCGCGTGGGACGCGGTGCTGCCCACCTTCCTCGCCCGGGCCCGCGCGGCGACGGATGCGACCGCGTACACACGGGTCCTCTACGCGCTGGCGGCGAAGGTGGATGACGGCCACATCTTCGTCGCGGAGGGAGGAGTGCCCCTGCGCTCGCTCGCCGAGGCCGGCGCCCCCGTGGTGCTCCACGCCGTGGAGGGCCGCTTCCTCGTGACGGAGCTGCCCGTGCCCGAGGCCGCTCGCGCCGCCGGAATCTCCGTGGGCGACGAGGTGATGTCCGTGGACGGAGAGGCCGTGGCCACTCGCGCGGAGCGCCTCGGCGCACTGCTGGGCGCGTCCCACGCCGCCGCCCGGACGGAGCGCGTGGCCAGCCTGCTGCTCGCGGGCGCGGAGGGAAGGCCCGTGGAATTACTGCTCCAGGGCGCGGACGGCCGGATGAAGGAGGCGAGGCTGCCCCGCTCGCGCGACTTCCTCCCGTTCCTCCGTCCGCCGCGGGTGCACGACTCGCCCTGGAGGAAGCTGGAGGACGGCCTCGGCTACGTGGACCTGCGCCTGCTGCGCGCGGAGCGCGTGGACTCCATGCTGGAGGCACTGAAGGACACGCGCGGCCTCGTGCTCGACTTGCGCGGCTATCCCCAGGGCAGCGCCTGGGCCCTGGCCCCGCGCCTCAACACGCGCCGGGCCACCACCTCCGCGCTCATCGCCCGGCCGCTCCTGTCCGCGGGCGAGGTCCGCGAGGTGCGCCGCCCGGAGCCGCTGCCCACGACGGACAAGCCGCCCTACCCGGGCCGCGTCGTCGTCCTGGTGGACGAGCGCACGATGAGCCAGGGCGAGTACACGGCGATGATGATTCAGGCCGCCTCGGGTGCGCGGCTGGTGGGCAGCCCCACCGCGGGCGCCGTGGGCGACACCACCAACGTGTGCCTGCCCGGCGCCATCTGCGTCCTCTTCACCGGCCAGCGCCTCGAGCTGCCGGACGGGCGCGCCGTGCAGGGCCTCGGCCTGCGTCCGGACGTGGCGGTACGCCCCACCGTGCGCGGGCTGCGCGCGGGCCGGGATGAAGTGCTGGAGCGGGCGCTCGAGCTCTTCCGCGACGAGTCCGCTAGCCTCCCGCGTCGAGCCCGCGCGGCAGGCGCACCGTGA
- a CDS encoding alpha-hydroxy acid oxidase, which yields MLPYEALEAEARARLPEAVFDYFAGGAGEESTLADNTVAWARVRLRPRVLRDVSSVSTTTELLGTPLASPVLVAPTAFHSLAHPEAELATAKGTREAGSLLVLSSRASRRVEDVAAQAGPWWLQVYVFKDRKLTRALVERAVAAGARALVLTGDTPVVGRKRRDRGDAALALPEEDFLANLEGLTRRELAEQAPDVTFADIAWLRELSGLPVLVKGVLRADDARECLRHGAAGLIVSNHGGRQLDGAVSTADALPEVVEAAEGRVPVLVDGGVRTGRDVLRALSLGARAVLVGRPVLWGLATGGAEGVRRVLDGLREDTAHALALAGVPGIFAIGPDLVAPAHPR from the coding sequence ATGCTCCCGTACGAAGCGCTGGAGGCCGAGGCCCGCGCACGGCTGCCCGAGGCGGTGTTCGACTACTTCGCCGGTGGCGCTGGCGAGGAGTCCACGCTCGCGGACAACACCGTCGCCTGGGCCCGCGTGCGCCTCCGCCCACGCGTGCTGCGCGACGTGTCCTCGGTGAGCACCACCACCGAGCTGCTCGGCACGCCACTCGCCTCGCCCGTGCTCGTCGCGCCCACCGCGTTCCACTCGCTTGCGCACCCGGAGGCGGAGCTGGCCACCGCGAAGGGTACGCGCGAGGCTGGCTCGCTGCTGGTGCTCTCCTCGCGCGCCTCGCGCCGCGTGGAGGACGTGGCCGCCCAGGCTGGCCCGTGGTGGCTCCAGGTCTACGTCTTCAAGGACAGGAAGCTCACCCGCGCCCTCGTTGAGCGAGCCGTCGCCGCCGGGGCGCGCGCACTGGTGCTCACCGGTGACACGCCGGTGGTGGGACGCAAGCGGCGCGACCGGGGCGACGCCGCCCTGGCCCTGCCCGAGGAGGACTTCCTCGCCAACCTGGAGGGCCTCACCCGGCGCGAGCTGGCCGAGCAGGCTCCGGACGTCACCTTCGCGGACATTGCCTGGTTGCGCGAGCTGTCCGGCCTGCCCGTGCTCGTGAAGGGCGTGCTGCGCGCCGACGACGCGCGCGAGTGTCTGCGCCACGGCGCCGCCGGCCTCATCGTTTCCAACCATGGCGGGCGGCAGCTCGACGGCGCCGTGTCCACCGCCGACGCCTTGCCCGAAGTCGTGGAGGCCGCGGAGGGCCGCGTTCCGGTGCTCGTCGATGGCGGTGTGCGCACGGGACGCGACGTGCTGCGCGCGCTATCGCTGGGGGCCCGCGCGGTGCTCGTGGGGCGGCCGGTGCTGTGGGGGCTCGCCACCGGTGGCGCGGAGGGCGTGCGCCGGGTGCTCGATGGATTGCGCGAGGACACCGCGCATGCGCTCGCCCTGGCCGGGGTGCCCGGCATCTTCGCCATTGGTCCGGACCTGGTGGCCCCCGCCCACCCTCGTTGA
- a CDS encoding DUF779 domain-containing protein, whose product MRVERVAVTPAAEALLRKMQGVHGPLMFHQSGGCCDGSAPMCFPRGEFRVGQEDVYLGTIVDTPFYISGPQYEYWRHTHLTVDVVPGRGSGFSVEAPEGVRFLIRSRVFEDAEYHALQEQGPPPRGPQHEQRD is encoded by the coding sequence ATGCGGGTGGAGCGAGTCGCGGTGACACCGGCGGCGGAGGCGCTCCTGCGGAAGATGCAGGGGGTGCACGGGCCGCTGATGTTCCACCAGTCCGGGGGCTGCTGTGACGGCAGCGCGCCCATGTGCTTCCCACGCGGCGAGTTCCGCGTGGGGCAGGAGGACGTGTACCTGGGCACCATCGTGGACACGCCCTTCTACATCTCCGGGCCGCAGTACGAGTACTGGCGGCACACGCACCTGACGGTGGACGTGGTGCCGGGGCGCGGCAGCGGCTTCTCGGTGGAGGCGCCCGAAGGCGTGCGCTTCCTCATCCGCTCCCGAGTCTTCGAGGATGCGGAGTACCACGCGCTCCAGGAGCAGGGCCCACCCCCGCGAGGGCCCCAGCACGAGCAGCGCGACTGA
- a CDS encoding aldehyde dehydrogenase family protein gives MSKVYEAPGQQGSLVRFKNRYGNYIGGEFVPPARGQYFENISPVNGKPFCEVARSTHEDVEKALDAAHKAKDAWGRTSVAERADILNKLADRIQQNLELLAVAECWENGKPVRETLAADLPLAVDHFRYFAGAIRAQEGALSQLDDHTVAYHFHEPLGVVGQIIPWNFPLLMATWKLAPALAAGNCVVLKPAEQTPSSILLLMELVGDLLPPGVVNVVNGYGIEAGKPLASSKRVSKVAFTGETTTGRLIMQYASENLIPVTLELGGKSPNIFFADVFDRDDDFARKAVEGFTMFALNQGEVCTCPSRALVAERIYEEFMHHALERTRQLVQGNPLDTATQVGAQASNDQLEKILSYIDIGKKEGAKVLTGGGRKALPGALAEGYYVEPTVFEGHNRMRIFQEEIFGPVVSVAKFKDMEDALATANDTLYGLGAGVWTRDQNTAYRMGRAVQAGRVWVNCYHLYPAHAAFGGYKQSGIGRENHSMMLSHYQHTKNMLVSYDPKPTGLF, from the coding sequence ATGTCGAAGGTCTATGAAGCCCCGGGGCAGCAGGGCAGCCTGGTGCGGTTCAAGAACCGGTACGGCAACTACATCGGTGGTGAGTTCGTCCCTCCCGCGCGGGGCCAGTACTTCGAGAACATCAGCCCCGTGAATGGCAAGCCGTTCTGCGAGGTGGCGCGCTCCACCCACGAGGACGTGGAGAAGGCGCTGGACGCCGCGCACAAGGCAAAGGACGCGTGGGGCCGCACCTCGGTGGCCGAGCGCGCGGACATCCTCAACAAGCTGGCGGACCGCATCCAACAGAACCTGGAGCTGCTCGCGGTGGCCGAGTGCTGGGAGAACGGCAAGCCGGTGCGCGAGACGCTCGCCGCGGACCTGCCGCTCGCCGTGGACCACTTCCGCTACTTCGCCGGAGCCATCCGCGCGCAGGAAGGTGCGCTCAGCCAGCTCGATGACCACACCGTCGCCTACCACTTCCACGAGCCGCTGGGCGTGGTGGGGCAGATCATCCCGTGGAACTTCCCGCTGCTGATGGCCACGTGGAAGCTGGCCCCGGCGCTGGCGGCGGGCAACTGTGTGGTGCTCAAGCCGGCGGAGCAGACGCCCTCCTCCATCCTGCTGCTGATGGAGCTGGTAGGGGACCTGCTACCGCCAGGCGTGGTGAACGTGGTGAACGGCTACGGCATCGAGGCGGGCAAGCCGCTGGCGAGCAGCAAGCGCGTGTCGAAGGTGGCCTTCACGGGTGAGACGACGACGGGCCGGCTCATCATGCAGTACGCGTCGGAGAACCTGATTCCGGTGACGCTGGAGCTGGGGGGCAAGTCGCCCAACATCTTCTTCGCGGACGTGTTCGACAGGGACGACGACTTCGCGCGCAAGGCGGTGGAGGGCTTCACCATGTTCGCCCTCAACCAGGGCGAGGTGTGCACCTGTCCGTCCCGCGCGCTGGTGGCCGAGCGCATCTACGAGGAGTTCATGCACCACGCGCTGGAGCGCACGCGCCAACTGGTGCAGGGCAACCCGCTGGACACGGCGACCCAGGTGGGCGCGCAGGCGTCCAACGACCAGCTGGAGAAGATTCTCTCGTACATCGACATCGGCAAGAAGGAGGGCGCGAAGGTGCTCACGGGCGGCGGCCGCAAGGCACTGCCGGGCGCGCTGGCCGAGGGCTACTACGTGGAGCCCACGGTGTTCGAAGGCCACAACCGGATGCGCATCTTCCAGGAGGAGATTTTCGGCCCGGTGGTGTCGGTGGCGAAGTTCAAGGACATGGAGGACGCGCTGGCGACGGCGAACGACACGCTCTACGGGCTGGGCGCGGGCGTGTGGACGAGAGACCAGAACACGGCGTACCGCATGGGCCGCGCGGTGCAGGCGGGCCGGGTCTGGGTGAACTGCTACCACCTTTATCCGGCGCACGCGGCGTTCGGCGGGTACAAGCAGTCGGGCATCGGCCGGGAGAACCACAGCATGATGCTGTCGCACTACCAGCACACGAAGAACATGCTGGTGAGCTACGACCCGAAGCCCACCGGCCTGTTCTGA
- a CDS encoding type IV toxin-antitoxin system AbiEi family antitoxin domain-containing protein has protein sequence MVSRTRLRPGRKHRPAVLTLVDELRLLRWRDLEARGMPRSELRLMLGLGFLREVAPSVWCRASAQFHATSVAAKRVPGGVLCLKTALWLHGLGDEPDKVWMAIDEKARKPRWEQPPLQVVRFSGRARSEGIEHRAVYGFPVPVYSVAKTVADLFKYRNKLGYPIAVRALNNALLAGLCSQEELLRFVDICRVRKAVAPYLEVLRMRRGNDLARAEQARVAREAQRAADLAAPLYAPIPGTEGMEFG, from the coding sequence ATGGTGAGCAGGACGAGACTCCGGCCGGGGCGCAAGCATCGGCCTGCGGTGCTGACGTTGGTGGATGAGCTGAGGCTGCTGCGCTGGCGTGACCTGGAGGCGCGCGGCATGCCCCGCTCGGAGCTGCGGTTGATGCTGGGGCTGGGCTTCCTGAGGGAGGTGGCTCCGAGCGTCTGGTGCCGTGCCTCGGCCCAGTTCCACGCGACGTCGGTTGCCGCCAAGCGTGTTCCCGGAGGGGTGCTGTGCCTGAAGACCGCACTCTGGCTCCACGGGCTGGGCGACGAGCCCGACAAGGTCTGGATGGCCATCGACGAGAAGGCACGCAAGCCGCGCTGGGAACAGCCGCCGCTCCAGGTGGTGCGCTTCTCCGGCCGCGCGCGGTCCGAGGGCATCGAGCACCGCGCCGTCTACGGCTTCCCGGTACCCGTCTACAGCGTGGCCAAGACCGTGGCCGACCTCTTCAAGTACCGCAACAAGCTGGGCTACCCCATCGCCGTGCGCGCCCTGAACAACGCACTGCTGGCCGGCCTGTGCTCACAAGAGGAACTGCTGCGGTTCGTGGACATCTGCCGAGTCCGGAAGGCCGTCGCTCCCTACCTGGAGGTCCTCCGGATGCGCAGGGGCAACGACCTCGCTCGGGCCGAGCAGGCCCGCGTGGCCCGGGAGGCGCAACGCGCGGCCGACCTGGCCGCTCCCCTCTATGCACCCATCCCTGGAACAGAAGGCATGGAGTTCGGATGA